Genomic window (Bombus pascuorum chromosome 8, iyBomPasc1.1, whole genome shotgun sequence):
AACTAATACTCAATACTCAGTGATAATGATAGTATGTGATAAAGTAAACATTGATAATAAACactgatataataaataaacaaggTTTTTCTATTATACCAGACATATGTGTATATCCTACATTTAACCTATATTtaacttattaataaataatgtaaaaaatataataagatataGTTATTACTATCGCAAACCTCTTCTGTTTattgctatttatttatttgcacaAATGCGAtaactaaatatatttacaacatttaaatatatttctcattaAAGTTACAATCATACAAAAAGGTAGTGGACAAagtattttcaaaatcaataACAATATTAGATTTCTATATCAGTCGGTGGCTTATAAAAACCACGGCATTTCTTATAATAAACCTCAACTGTATGGTCTTTTACAACTTCTTCTATGTTTAATTCTGATTGCAATAAGCGTAAagtattttgttcttttcttaatGCTTTAAGAAGTTGAGGACTATCATTACCATTATCTCTTTCAGCTTTTAATTGGTTCACTTTTTCTTTGGATGCATTTAAACAACTTGTAATAGCTAATTCCCTTGATTTATGACCTGTTTGAATTTGTTCATATAAATCTTTACATTTAGCATTAGGATCACTTTGTCCTTTAAATGATTCTGTTGGAAGTATAGCATTTAGCATATAAATGATTTTGTCATCAAGTTGCCGCATCTTTTTCAATGCATCCTGGAACAAGAACGTTCATTaccttaaaataaaaaaaagataaatttggAAAAGACACATACAAAAGTAATActgcaaaataattaatttcgatatagatcctttaatcattttttttattgtcaagttttacatatataatgtatcaattattatttcatattagcTCGGATGTACAAGGATATCTATTcacttattaaaattttaaagtccgaattataacttatatatcaaattgtttatttacaaattgtttAGGGAATTTTAGAAGGTCtttcatttcttaaatatcatttactagatgaattattattatataaactactatataaccttaatCATGTTTGCAATGTATTATCATTTTCCAGAAATCtatatacaatttaatatatgtaattaaaacaattgaagtacataatttgaaattatacattttacacAATACTTtcatttacttaaaaaatacCTGAAACTCTAAAAAGTCGCCGCATGCTGTACTCAAAGTTGCCATTTTTCTAATATGGAGAACAAACAACGTGGGTACATACATAAACttaccatatatatatatacttactaCCGAAACGTATTACAAGAAGTACGGAATCGATAGTAAGTTAATGTGGTTATTGCTTAATATCTTTATGCTTcatctaattattaatatagcaattagttatttaattttgtatatttaagtattttaaataaatttatataaaatttcatatacatGGGGTTTCGTTTAACTAGAAATGAAAACATAGAGGTCTCTTTTCATAGAGAAACTAGTTTTCTTGTTAAAAAATCTAAATACAGATAATatggtaatataataatacaatatattataatataataaaaaagatattaacttatttatgtaaaattatattaatttagcagatattctaattttaactTGTCACATTTAACGTATGGaagacaaaaagaaacaaaagaatacCGTTTCGTATCTTTCCTTGTCTTTCATACGTTAAATTTGAGAAACTAAAGTTAATATATCTACTAAAACAATAGTTTTTCGACATAAATAGTTTAATACCTTTTTATAGAGAATGCCGAGATGGTACGATTAAtgttaatgtattaaaaaatattcgaaatagtAGTTtgcaatttcataatatataataataataataataatatattgcaaATTCGACCATATTGTTTCCCCTAGAGTTCGGTCACGTGGTTTTATTTACCTCTCCTGTTCAGACTCTACTTGCTGGACAGCATATATAATCTGTCCAATGAGACAAGGCAATAAACTTGAGGCGAGGTAGTGACATTCGAATATTACTAGTCGGCAGCCAATAGTTGTAGCCGCAGCAATCatattttgtttacgtttACTGCTCCGTTTCGTTGGACAGactataaatgtaaaatagcaACTCGGTAGCTGTACGTCAATATGAAGTAGCAGTAGATAGCTTTCAGAGTAGATTAAGGTCTTTCCCATTTTTTCTTAGATCGCTTTCTTGGTTGGAAGAAAATTAGTTAATATTTACCagtgttctttattttttataaaattgtttctgtAAATTCAACTAAAATctgtgaataaaatttataaaaattactcttTAAACtgtgaaatattcgatatttcctgTATTTCACACATATGCATATGGATTAATGTATAGTTAAGAATATGTTCATGCGATTTTCATTCATATTgttcgatttatttaaatccaGTGACCATTCGGCTGTCCTACGTACACCGTTTCTCGAGCGGACCGCCTTCCATCACGGCGTGCTCGCAGCACGCTTCAAAATCGATATGTAAATCGGCGTTAGACGGATGAAATGGTGAGTGACGCCTGGCAAGTGTTACATCAGATTAAACCGATTGCGTTTCTACACGATCGTGTGCACACTGACCGCAAACTTTAAAGCCGTTCCGTGACACGCTCTCTTCTTTTGCCGCAAAGTAAATTCATTTTCTACAAGAGATAATACAAACCTACAAAGACATTTGATTATCATACAATCGGTATATAGTGTCGATAGTCGATAACTCGCGTACTTACATAAAAAGAATCACAAAAGTCTTTTTactacattaaaaaaattaaagtatacAAATTGGTATACCTTGAATCGAAAGTAACAAAATACGTTCGATCTTTTCACTAATTCATTTTCACCTGTTCCTGTCggcttgaaaataaatattaatgccGGTACTCGACTTTTTGGATAGCCTGTAGAGCGTGCTCGTCGCCCCCTTCCTCCGAGACCCAGGAGGTGAGAAGGATACACAATAAGGCGCGCAGTCGGCGAGTACAGTAGTGTCGCGTTAACTGGCCGCAGTTTGCTTCGTTAATTGTCCGTCGCTATCCCCTCCAGTTCTTCAAATTGTGTTCGTGAAGTGAGCCCCTAATGTTATATACGTCTGTTATAAACAAATGTGTTAAATATGGATATATCGAGTATTGTAATGTGGCGTTAATTGACCAGAATTTTGCTTCGTTAAGTGGCTGTCGCTATTCCCGCCAATTTTGACATTGTGCAGTGAGCTTCTGGTGTTACTATCAGTGGAAGAGATATAGTGAGATCTTAAAATTAGTCAGGTGTTAAAGTTTACATGTTTTAAGAATCGAAACAAGTAGTTCGAGATGTTTTGAGAGAGATAAGGACACAGAGCCTTGGCCAGGGCCGTACGATAGCAATTCAGAACTATTTCTTCCtttgcaatatatttaaaaaaaaatttcgtcTTGCGAAGGAGAAcgattacattatatatttctaatttatgtTGTAAAGTTTAAATTCTATGATAAATCgtaattttcgtaaatttcgaaaaacttACACAGGTGCCTGCGTACTTGGAAGATGCGTACGTCCCTAGGTGCGACTAGATCAATCGGTGTACCCACTCAACGCTTCAATGCGTTGATACTagagattttcaatttttcatagaaatttatagatttttagGGATTGGAACGTTCTTTTCCATTCCTTTCTCTTCCATTAAGtactttttttatgtttttcaatatttctcaTATAAACCATTGATACtattaatcttaatttataaccTCGCTACATTTaacaatagaatatttgtatgatAAACCAATGTCATAATCAAATTTGTCAgatatcaaaatttcatataattagaaatatctttcGATAATTGATCAAATAGCTCCCGACTCGTAGCCATTTAGCGAAGCACTACTGCAAAAAGGTTGCGCTTTCTACTCACGAGTAAATGAGTACTCGACGACGCAGTAGTCCTCTGCATTTATACGCTAAGAACGTGTAATTCGCTGATCGTATAAAACGAACGTGGTTTAATGGGAACGTATGATATTCGTTTGATTTGTGGTATCGCGGAGACGGAGCAGTCGAGTGGCGTGCTCTCGTGTTTACATGTTGCACGCACGTCAAATCGATACGTCGTATCCATGTGTGACCGGTCTCAGTGAGTGGATTACGAAATTTGTGTAGGACGGAAGGGATTGCACGTGGTTTGTAATTGTCCATCACATTCTGTGAATGTTCTTGTTTGGCGTTTAGGTAGACGGACGGCCTATAACAACGGATTTGGGAAATACTTGGTAAATAGGTGGTAGTAAAGTACTTACGAGTGAACGAAGAGGCGTTGATAAAAAGATTATCAGTTGGAGATACGGTGTCGGAGGTGGACAATACGAAACGAAAGCTTCTATGGGATATAATATCGCGAATTGGGAAATGATACGCACGAGGGAGGAATTGGTGGAGAAATTGGGCCTGGACGCCGCGGATGACACTCATACTTTATTGAACAATATGGTAGACGTCAGAGCGTGCTACAAGCCAAACGGAAAAGTAAGATTTTTTGCATCAAATGTTTTTTATCCCCGTTTATGTCAGTTTATGTCAATGCATGCTCCTGAAATTGTGTTAAGTGTAATTGTTACGTCTTTGTTTGAGCTTCAAAGCAACTAAGTAAAGTTTCATCTGTTTTTCATAATCGGTTTTATATTACCATTAACACATTAGCAGTCGCTGACGTAATACACGATACGTTTTTTTCGTGGCTGAAGTAAGACTAAGTGGGTCGATTATCAATGACtctgaaaaatttttttaatttatttgaattaatgtGTATGTTCATGTATTAATATGTAAGGTTTCTTATTTTAGAATCATTGGCCCTAATGTGTTTTTGAATTATAAAACCTATTTAACTTAAATGAAGTTTATTATCGATACCAGCGGCATCGATCCGATTTACAAGTACTAACGAGCATTGTGTACTGGTCACGTAATCCATAAAGTATGTCGTTAACCTTTGTTTGTAAATCAAGAAGCATTTAAAGCGTTCTACTTTACCGTTCGACTTGATTTAAGGAAATTGCTATTGATTAGCGTTCACGATGGGGGATAAGAGCCAGTTCCACTTTTTAAGGATGTTGTTCATTAACTTTATAATAACTGATCATAACAATTCAGCAAGTAAGTTGAaacgtaaataattaattgagtAGAACGTATTAGATTTAAACATTTGTTCGGCAAATAAAAGAGAACAGATTGCGAGTTCTCGaatatcgaatcgaatcgatatTCGAGCATTCGAACGATTCGATTGCCTGTCTTCGAGTTTCGAGATCGAGATTttctgaatttaaatttgCGACTAATACTTCTACGAATTTGAACTGAATTTAACccttcaattttcaattattttataatacaagcaaattaacaaattttccagTATTGCATCATAATCTAACCTATGAGAGTTCGAAGGTTAAGTTTTCCATCGATATTATCGAACTGAAACTTTCGATATTACTTTCTCGATCGAATATTCTACTCTATGCGATATTAGTTATACGCCACATCTAAACACGTGTCTGACGCAATCGAAACTCGCAATCTGCCACCCCAATTCCCACCTGATCCCAATTATCTCCATTAAATCTATACTTCTTTATGCTTTCGCCGACTTTATTGCATCCCATTAGTATCGTGCATCAGGCAGACACCAAGTGTACCTGGCTCTTTCCTTATATCTGATGCAATAGCACGCTAATTGCATGTTCTATGCATGGATCCATAGCTATTGTTAGGTTAAGCCCGCGTCTCAACGTGTGTCCTTAATGACGTCAATTTCGAAACGCTATGCAAGTTCGAATCACTTTGAACGTGATTCGGTACTTAAAACTGTTGAAAGTCTTGGTAAGTCTTGTTAGGTTAGTAGACTCAACTGCCTTActcatatatgaaatatatgttaatgcatatatagaataaaagataacatgtataaaagatttaattcatCATGATCTTTAATTCTAATCCCTTGCCTCGTAATATAGTCACCTCCGTGATACAAATTACGATTTCGATTTGACAAGAAACAGATTACACAGCAAAGTTGAGGCTGAATCCTAACTTTCCTCTCAATTCTTCAAGCTGAGATCAATAAATACAAATcccatataatatttaaatattttacatttgataCAGTTTCGAAGATTACGATAACtaatacttatttaaatagctactaaaaaaaaaaaaaaaaaaaaaaaaaaaaaaaacctaaGGCAAAGGATAAAAATCTCAATATTTCAGATTTGTCAGATTCCCAATATTAGAAGCGATTCAAAATTTTCGCTATGTGTACATATTCAAAGTTGATTGAAGTGTTTTAGAGCACATCCTATGTTTCCTGTCTATCTGTCtgtgtttctctctctctttctctctgtctctttcgaTTCGCGATCACCCACGCGCTACAGTTACATAGAGAGGTTTAGCAAGAACAACGGAGCAGTGACAACGCGTGACAACATATGCGACCGTACGAAACGTCACGTTGCTGCATTAAAACACGCACCGACAAGCGCGTGCCACGTGATATACTCGGCTGGCGGCCGCTATAAAACCGTGGCTAGGAGTCAGTGCTGGCTCGGCGACTTTCGCGATCTAACGCGCGCGCCTGGAACTCCGACACGATCGTAGGTATAACACGCGCCGCTTCTTTCGCGCCGGGCCTCGTCTCAATGAATCTACGTTGCGTGACTGCGCACTCGAATTGCCCGTCGTTCTTCTATCCACGATGCGTGCGAATTGTTCAAATCTAAGCGTAtgtctttttcattttaatcgcTTAGGGATATAATACAAGTTAAGTCGATTTTCATGTTGtgtactatttattttttatttcgtggTAACTCGAATCTCATATTAACGCTTAACCTTACCAGGCCCAGCCAAACGACTGgtttcaaaatgtaatttaaaattgtatatattccTTGTTATTTCTCTCGTTCATtcaactttatgtaaattcttatattattcgattaatcaatttctcaatttttttttaatataaaaatttacataaagttaacgataaattaaattacattttgaaacaGGTCGATTGATCGGGCCGGGTAAGGTTAGTATTAATATCGTACTAGTTTGTTTTATTCGAAAACGCGTATATTTGTATAgttgtattcttttttttctatatcattgtaataaaactcAAAAGCttcagaaatatttggaaatattacTAGATCGATAGTGAAAATATTCGAGATCTTTTCGACAGAATTTTTAGAAGAATTCGAgcactaaataaaataatagttgaTGATCTATTAACGATTATTTCGTTGATTGGTCCTAATCAATTATCGACGCTAATCAGTGAATCAGAGACAATTTTAGACGGTTCTAAGAAGTTTGTATTTAGAAGGGTTGAAGGTGGATAgcaatagaaagagaaagatatgCAGGAAGGTTTATTCACAATAGTATACTATAATATTGATAGATGAATCAACGTTCCAAGAACTTAAATGACGAATCAGAGTCTTTTGTGTGCatctaaaaaatgaaaaggagATACGCTAGTTGAGGACAATTAAGCAACTACGTAAACAGATAAAGATATAAGGAACAAAAGATACACGTacgtgataaaataaaaagcgaAACACAAGTTGCGCGATAGATCTTTGAGACGCTCTTTATTTTTCAGCTACCTACGCACCTATTCTCTTCTAACACTGCTACTTTCTTCGGCTCATTCTGTACCCAATCGTATTCttctattataataatcaataatcaataataaaaaaaatcgttGTTAACCCCTTGtcttatcatttatatatagtaGGCTAACgttgattatttattactttagtATCATGTTTGAAACATGTTTGAAACagatctattatatatatttatagattcTCTTTATTGAAGGCTTCTCAACATAAAGTAAAAACAGGAATTAAAATAGAactttgatacaaaatttgatacaaaacAATTACACCGCGAGTTTGATTCCACATTATAAGATAAAGGGGTTTATTCAAAAGTCTTTCTGTTTGTTAAAACTAAAAGAAGATCGGGACACGAAGGCTTGAGGATGGTAGCAGAGTTAAATACGATTAAAACACATGCgggtggatggaaattacgccACGGGAGTCGCCggttcttttttccttttcttcttcttctctcacTCGAGCAAACCGGACAGCGGAAGTCAGAGGCTACCGTCGAAGCCACACTGCCGTCACTGCCACACGATAACGACAGTAAAAAAAGGGGTGATTCGTCGGATCTATCGAATATCATCGATCGTCGAGAGTAGTTACCGCTTATCGAGCCTGTTCAAAAGTCACGATCGTGAGAAGTGCGCATTAACCGCGACCAAGTAACGTTACGAACGCATGcctttttttctcctcttctgTTATAccgcttcttctttcttcctcgagGCTGAGACGTACGGGAAAGAATAGGTTGTTGCCACGACCGCTCAAGTATTAGGTTGGTACAGAAATAACGGCAGTTCCTTTGTTTCTcactcgttaaaaaaaaaaaaaaaaaagaaaaagaaaaaatagaatccTTTCAATCCTTTCGCTATAATATACCGTATACGTGTGTAAAATATGAAGTCATCATATGTTAGAAGTCTACGTTTTCTGTAGCATAGAATCATTTTTACGTTCGTTCATATTGATTACAGTGTAATTAGGTcgtagatttttatgcattaaCGAAtgtaaatatggaaaaatgtataataacgaGCAGAGATATAATCAAGAGATAAAATAGcaaatgtgaaatatattttgcagaattggaaaataagatttgcataaatatttgcaatataatttcaattgatTATACAAAGTATCTAAATGTTCGTGCGAATATTTGTTGCATATTAACGACTCGAGACTCGCTACGgtcttcgaatttttatacccTGATCTCACTCTTCTTCTAATA
Coding sequences:
- the LOC132909809 gene encoding protein MIX23 isoform X1 gives rise to the protein MYVPTLFVLHIRKMATLSTACGDFLEFQDALKKMRQLDDKIIYMLNAILPTESFKGQSDPNAKCKDLYEQIQTGHKSRELAITSCLNASKEKVNQLKAERDNGNDSPQLLKALRKEQNTLRLLQSELNIEEVVKDHTVEVYYKKCRGFYKPPTDIEI
- the LOC132909809 gene encoding protein MIX23 isoform X2, producing the protein MIKDALKKMRQLDDKIIYMLNAILPTESFKGQSDPNAKCKDLYEQIQTGHKSRELAITSCLNASKEKVNQLKAERDNGNDSPQLLKALRKEQNTLRLLQSELNIEEVVKDHTVEVYYKKCRGFYKPPTDIEI